In Anolis carolinensis isolate JA03-04 unplaced genomic scaffold, rAnoCar3.1.pri scaffold_25, whole genome shotgun sequence, a single window of DNA contains:
- the LOC134294844 gene encoding inner centromere protein-like — protein sequence MLSQSKEGLENFDVEITDSISYCITRCAKEASEVQSDISPEGRVIVTNCGLSAEVKEEGNDGVNRALCSDGSLVHVAGTAMMLPSEKTEKEDDAFRLRNTPSPKAAFNEKSSNRVEEIPAQGLVNNLVSAGELFQELKENTGTPASSQSGHRHPNRVHKNKKVSLAERYSLSNKRKSMVRKSLSRAMAKKKAAQDSSSVCSQVNSHSSLEVFMDDETSDHGKQSYKCSVDDLPSVQNMQDENNSSHKTTSSHANKIIRPFKNYFQSIQKNQLLKPSGSPVNNSVKHSTPTRPPTKGDFVEKQRQRLESLRKKQEAEQQRKQKVEEEKRRRLEEIKLKREERLRKALQARERVEQMEEEKKKRLGQKLSQQEEKSEKVREEKAAEEKNRKKKSIKKTGEAETRKQKMLQVEEEPKLQEQQEKWKTVGEIRKMLEHNKAKQEKG from the exons atgctTTCCCAATCTAAAGAGGGCCTAGAAAACTTTGATGTGGAGATAACAGATTCCATATCTTACTGTATAACAAGATGTGCTAAAGAAGCATCAGAAGTACAAAGTGATATATCTCCAGAAGGAAGAGTAATTGTTACTAATTGTGGTCTAAGTGCTGAAGTAAAGGAGGAAGGGAATGATGGTGTAAATAGAGCCCTATGTTCAGATGGCAGTTTGGTTCATGTGGCTGGAACTGCAATGATGCTGCCATCAGAAAAGACTGAAAAAGAGGATGATGCCTTCAGATTAAGAAATACACCATCTCCAAAAGCGGCTTTCAATGAGAAGTCATCAAATAGAGTGGAAGAAATTCCAGCCCAAGGATTGGTTAACAACTTGGTGTCAGCAGGGGAGCTTTTCCAGGAACTAAAGGAGAACACTGGAACCCCTGCAAGTTCCCAATCAGGGCATCGCCATCCAAATAGAGTACACAAGAACAAGAAAGTTTCCCTTGCGGAGAGGTATTCACTAAGTAACAAAAGGAAAAGCATGGTTCGGAAATCCCTCAGCAGGGCAATGGCCAAGAAGAAAGCAGCTCAAGACTCCTCATCTGTCTGTAGCCAAGTCAACT CTCATAGTTCTCTTGAAGTGTTTATGGATGATGAAACAAGTGATCATGG GAAACAAAGTTATAAGTGCTCAGTTGATGATCTGCCTTCTGTCCAGAACATGCAAGATGAAAACAATTCCAGTCACAAAACGACATCCTCTCATGCAAACAAG ATCATACGACCATTCAAAAACTACTTCCAGTCTATACAGAAAAATCAACTACTCAAACCTTCAGGGTCACCAGTAAATAATAGTGTTAAACACAGCACACCCACTAGACCTCCCACCAAG GGCGATTTTGTT GAAAAACAGCGACAGCGTCTGGAAAGTCTCAGGAAAAAGCAGGAAGCAGAGCAGCAGAGGAAGCAAAAAgtggaggaagaaaagagacGACGAttggaagaaataaaatt AAAGCGTGAAGAAAGGCTAAGAAAGGCACTCCAAGCCCGAGAGCGGGTGGAGCagatggaggaagaaaagaagaagagacttGGACAGAAGTTGTCTCAACAGGAGGAAAAGAGTGAAAAG GTGAGAGAAGAGAAAGCAGCAGAGGAGAAGAACAGGAAGAAGAAGTCAATTAAGAAAACGGGGGAAGCAGAAACCCGGAAACAAAAAATGCTGCAGGTG GAAGAAGAGCCAAAGCTTCAAGAGCAACAAGAAAAATGGAAGACAGTTGGGGAAATTAGAAAAATGCTTGAGCACAATAAGGCAAAACAGGAAAAAGGGTGA